The following proteins are co-located in the Candidatus Desulfofervidus auxilii genome:
- a CDS encoding FAD-dependent oxidoreductase: MEKKLSVYICTGCGIGDAIDIEKLSQVVTEELKLPCKTHESLCLADGLKLIKEDIEKEGINTVIIAACSHRVNWDVFNFGPEIVVERANIREGVAWCQSPKNDFTQEMAEDYLRMAVAKAQKVEIPTGYSEEEPYNKTILVVGGGITGLTAALEAANANYDVILIEKEAQLGGWVAKWWKTYPSSPPYKELMDTGIEEKIRAVQTHPKIKVYTSTTIEKTEGQPGHFKVTLKGSSTEQITVGTIILATGFKPYDANKLEHLGYGKFKNVITNIEMEEMAKKGQITSPATGQPAKNVVFILCAGQRDKDHLPYCSSYCCLVSLKQAMYVRTLNSEAKAYIFYRDMRTPGQYEEFYKNAQNDPGIFLTKGDIVGITENEDKTLNVEVDNTLLGEKITVKADLVVLAIGMVSTMEGLPTTREEVFQRYGLTGQEEPEVIEKTIAETPQPWEGILNLAYRQGPEVPVLKYSLADSNFICFPYESRRTGIYPAGCVRQPLDIDGCIRDATGAALKAIQCMELESRGGAVHPRAGDLSFPVFFFQRCTQCKRCTQECPFGALDEDEKGTPKPNVFRCRRCGVCMGACPERIVGFQNYNIDIISSMIKAISVPEDDEEKLRILCFACENDAYPALDMAGINHLHYSPLLRVIPVRCLGSVNLVFISDALSRGIDGVLLLGCKYGDDYQCHFVRGSELANYRMGKLQETLDNLGLEAERAQLVQVAITDYNKLPEIVDNFIARIKELGPNPFKGW; encoded by the coding sequence ATGGAAAAAAAACTTAGTGTTTATATTTGTACAGGGTGTGGTATTGGGGATGCAATTGATATAGAAAAACTCTCCCAAGTAGTAACAGAAGAATTAAAATTGCCGTGTAAAACACACGAAAGCCTTTGTTTAGCAGATGGATTAAAATTAATTAAAGAAGATATAGAAAAGGAAGGGATTAATACGGTTATTATTGCTGCTTGTTCTCATCGTGTAAATTGGGATGTTTTTAATTTTGGGCCAGAGATAGTTGTAGAGAGAGCAAATATAAGAGAGGGAGTAGCTTGGTGTCAATCTCCTAAAAATGATTTTACTCAAGAAATGGCAGAAGATTATTTAAGGATGGCTGTTGCTAAAGCACAAAAGGTGGAGATTCCAACTGGTTATTCAGAGGAAGAGCCATATAATAAAACCATTCTTGTTGTTGGAGGTGGTATTACAGGTTTAACAGCTGCTCTTGAGGCAGCTAATGCTAATTATGATGTAATATTAATAGAAAAAGAGGCTCAATTAGGTGGATGGGTAGCAAAATGGTGGAAAACATATCCTAGCTCTCCACCTTATAAAGAATTAATGGATACGGGAATTGAAGAAAAAATTAGAGCAGTCCAAACTCATCCAAAAATTAAAGTTTATACTTCTACTACAATTGAAAAAACAGAAGGGCAACCAGGTCATTTTAAAGTTACATTAAAGGGAAGCAGTACAGAACAAATAACTGTTGGCACAATTATTTTAGCAACAGGTTTTAAACCTTATGATGCTAATAAGTTGGAGCATCTTGGTTATGGAAAATTTAAAAATGTAATTACAAATATTGAAATGGAAGAAATGGCCAAAAAAGGCCAAATAACATCTCCTGCTACTGGTCAACCTGCTAAAAATGTAGTTTTTATCTTATGCGCTGGTCAAAGAGATAAAGATCATTTACCTTATTGTTCCTCTTACTGCTGTTTAGTATCTTTGAAACAAGCTATGTATGTGCGTACTTTAAATAGTGAAGCAAAAGCATATATTTTTTATCGAGATATGCGTACACCAGGTCAATATGAAGAATTCTATAAAAATGCACAAAATGATCCAGGTATCTTCCTTACAAAAGGTGATATAGTTGGTATTACTGAAAATGAAGATAAAACTTTAAATGTTGAAGTAGATAACACCCTTCTTGGTGAAAAAATTACAGTAAAAGCAGACCTTGTAGTATTAGCTATAGGAATGGTATCTACTATGGAAGGATTACCTACTACTCGTGAAGAGGTATTTCAACGATATGGTTTAACTGGTCAAGAGGAGCCAGAAGTAATTGAAAAAACTATTGCAGAAACACCCCAACCTTGGGAAGGTATTTTGAACTTAGCTTATCGTCAAGGACCAGAAGTACCTGTTTTAAAATACAGTTTAGCTGATTCAAACTTTATCTGTTTCCCATATGAATCAAGACGCACAGGTATTTATCCAGCTGGTTGTGTCCGTCAACCTTTAGATATTGATGGATGTATTAGAGATGCTACTGGTGCTGCTTTAAAAGCTATCCAGTGTATGGAATTAGAATCTCGTGGTGGAGCTGTTCATCCAAGAGCAGGTGATTTAAGCTTTCCTGTATTTTTCTTCCAAAGATGTACACAATGTAAACGTTGTACACAAGAATGTCCATTTGGTGCCCTTGATGAGGATGAAAAAGGTACACCTAAACCTAATGTTTTTAGATGTCGCCGTTGCGGTGTATGTATGGGTGCTTGTCCTGAAAGGATTGTTGGTTTCCAAAATTATAATATAGATATTATTTCTTCTATGATTAAAGCTATATCTGTACCTGAAGATGATGAAGAGAAATTGAGAATTCTTTGTTTTGCTTGTGAAAATGATGCTTATCCTGCTTTAGATATGGCAGGAATTAATCATTTGCATTATTCACCATTGTTAAGAGTGATACCTGTCCGTTGTCTTGGTTCTGTGAATCTTGTTTTTATTTCAGACGCTTTATCTCGTGGTATAGATGGTGTTTTACTCTTGGGCTGCAAATATGGAGATGATTATCAGTGTCATTTTGTAAGAGGTAGTGAACTTGCTAATTATCGCATGGGTAAGCTTCAGGAGACATTAGATAATTTAGGTCTTGAAGCAGAAAGGGCGCAATTAGTTCAGGTAGCAATTACTGATTATAATAAGCTACCTGAAATTGTTGATAATTTTATTGCTAGAATTAAAGAGTTAGGTCCCAATCCATTTAAAGGATGGTAA
- a CDS encoding CoB--CoM heterodisulfide reductase iron-sulfur subunit A family protein, whose translation MAEGKSTQTILVVGGGMSGLTAAVEIGEVGYDVILVEKRPYLGGRVAQLHHYFPKLCPPYCGLEINFRRIKDNPRIKFFTLAEVEKISGQAGNFDVTIKLKPRYVNNNCTICGKCVEVCPIERDDEFNYGLSKTKAIYLPHEMAFPAKYVIDDTVCDKCGKCVQACAYKAINLEEKEKTVNLKVGAIIWATGWKPYDATKMDNLGFGKYKNVITNVMMERLAAVNGPTKGKILRPSDNKEIKSIAFVQCAGSRDENHLPYCSAICCLASMKQAGYVKEQYPDAKVYIFYIDLRAYGRFEDFYNRIKEYKDVYFIKGKVAKITEKPDKSLLVEAEDILSGKRTSQEVDMVVLATGMMPVTAEEKVPADVSYDDFNFIVSNSDSGIYPAGCAKRPMDVASSVQDATAAALKAIQSIVRR comes from the coding sequence ATGGCAGAGGGAAAAAGTACGCAAACTATTTTAGTCGTTGGTGGGGGCATGAGTGGTTTAACAGCAGCAGTAGAGATTGGTGAGGTTGGTTATGATGTTATTCTTGTTGAAAAGCGGCCGTATCTTGGCGGAAGAGTTGCTCAGTTACATCATTATTTCCCGAAACTTTGCCCTCCCTATTGTGGTTTAGAAATAAATTTTAGGCGTATTAAAGACAATCCACGTATAAAATTCTTTACTTTAGCTGAAGTAGAAAAGATTTCAGGTCAAGCAGGCAATTTTGATGTTACTATAAAATTGAAACCTCGTTATGTTAATAACAATTGTACTATTTGTGGAAAATGTGTTGAGGTTTGCCCAATAGAAAGAGATGATGAATTTAATTATGGTCTTTCAAAGACAAAAGCTATTTATCTGCCACATGAAATGGCTTTTCCTGCTAAATATGTAATAGATGATACTGTATGTGACAAATGTGGTAAATGTGTTCAGGCATGCGCTTATAAAGCAATAAATTTAGAGGAGAAAGAAAAAACAGTAAATTTAAAAGTAGGTGCCATTATTTGGGCTACAGGTTGGAAACCCTATGATGCAACTAAAATGGATAACCTTGGTTTTGGTAAATATAAAAATGTTATCACTAATGTTATGATGGAAAGACTGGCAGCTGTAAATGGCCCAACAAAAGGGAAAATATTAAGACCTTCAGATAATAAAGAAATAAAGAGTATAGCATTTGTCCAATGTGCAGGTTCACGTGATGAAAATCACCTACCTTATTGTTCAGCAATTTGTTGTTTAGCCTCCATGAAACAGGCTGGATATGTTAAAGAACAATATCCTGATGCTAAAGTTTATATCTTTTATATTGATTTAAGAGCATATGGCCGTTTTGAAGATTTTTATAATCGGATAAAAGAATATAAGGATGTTTATTTTATTAAAGGAAAAGTGGCAAAAATCACTGAAAAACCTGATAAAAGTTTATTAGTTGAGGCTGAAGATATTTTATCTGGCAAAAGAACATCACAAGAAGTAGATATGGTAGTCCTTGCTACTGGCATGATGCCAGTAACGGCTGAGGAAAAAGTCCCAGCCGATGTTTCTTATGATGATTTTAATTTTATTGTTTCTAATTCTGATAGTGGTATTTATCCTGCTGGATGTGCTAAAAGACCAATGGATGTGGCTTCTTCAGTTCAAGACGCTACAGCAGCAGCACTTAAAGCCATTCAATCCATTGTGAGGAGGTAA